The DNA region GGTGTAGTTTTAGAACTGTAACTATGGCTCCAATCATTTAAGTAAATGGTATCTAAAACTTTATTGCTTGTATTTGTGTAAGTTAGTTCTTGACTAATGGCAATACTATGTTTAGCAGTGTTAAATACAGCATTTATATCAATTTTATTTTGACTAAAACTCAATACAGATGTGCATAAACATATAAATAATAAGAAGTAATTTTTCAATACGATACTATATAATGATTTAGGGTGAAAATCACACTTTTATATAATAGTGTAAGCTTCGCAATTTTTAGTTTAAATAACGTGAAATTTTTTTAAATCTTATAATTTTTAGAAATGTTTATGTTATAAAAGTTAGAATTAATACACTTTTACAACTCAAACCAGCTTGAGACTCTTGTCTCTTGATTAGGAATAAAACTTTTATGAATAAACTCATTATTCGCTTTGTTGTATTCATAATCTTCAGCCCATTCTTTATGGTTTTTGGCTAAAGCTTCTATGCTATTACATACATAATCTACTTCATCACAAGTGGTTGTAGGATGTATAGACATACGTATCCAACCTGGTTTTTGAGATAAATTACCAGCAGTAATTTCGCAGGTTAACGAGTGAGATTTTTCTTTGTCTACATGCAATAAATAATGTCCGTAAGTACCTGCACAACTGCATCCACCACGTGTTTGAATACCAAATTTATCGTTCAATAATTTAACACCTAAATTAAAGTGTAAATCTTCAATGTAAAAGGAATAAATACCTAAGCGGTCTTCATGTTCTTTAGCCAAAATGTGTAATCCATTAATTTGATTTAAACGCTTAAATATTTGCGAAGACATTTCGTGTTCTCTATCTAATATGTTTTTTACGCCCATTTGGTCTTTTAGCTTTATAGCTAAAGCCGTTTTAATTGTTTGTAAAAAACCTGGCGTACCACCATCTTCGCGATCTTCGATACTATCTATATATTTATGTTCTCCCCAAGGATTTGTCCAGCTTACAGTACCGCCACCAGGACAATCCGGAATCATATTTTTATATAATTTTTTATTGAAAACCAAAACGCCAGATGTTCCTGGTCCGCCTAAAAATTTATGAGGAGAGAAAAATACTGCGTCTAAATAAGCCTCTTCATCTTCTGGATGCATATTAATATCTACGTAAGGTGCTGCGCAAGCAAAATCTACAAAACAAACACCACCATGTTGATGCATAGTTTTAGCAATTTGGTGGTATGGAGTTTTTAAACCAGTAACATTGGATGCTGCAGTTACAGAAGCAATTTTTAATGGACAGTCTTTGTATTGTTCAAGTAAAATTTCAAGGTTTTTCATACAGAATAAACCATCTTCTCCTGCAGGAATAACTTCAACTTTAGCCATAGTTTCTAACCAAGACGTTTGGTTAGAATGATGCTCCATATGTGTAACAAACACAACAGGTTTAAGTTCGTTAGGTATGTTAGTGTATTTGCTTAAATTTTCAGGAACTTTTATTCCTAAAATACGTTGAAATTTATTGACTACGCTAGTCATACCATTTCCAGCAACTATTAAAACATCATCTTTATTACTATTAACATGACCTTTAATAATTTGTCTTGCTTTATGATACGCATTTGTCATTGCAGTACCAGATACTGTAGTTTCGGTATGTGTATTGGCTACAAAAGGACCAAATAAATTAATTAATTTTTCTTCAATTGGTCTGTACAATCTACCGGAAGCTGTCCAATCTGTATATACCATTTTTTGATTTCCGTAAGGCGATTCAAATTCTTGGTCTATTCCTATAATATGTTCTCTAAATTGAGAGAAATAAGATTCTAAACTAGATGCTTCTTGAGTTTTTTTGTTTGTAGAATACATAGCTTGGTTGTTTTACGTAATAATATACTAAATATTAGCGATTTCTTTAATTTCAGAAATAATTTTTTCTGCCAAAGTATCTGCTTCTTTTTGAGATTTTGCTTCAGTATATATTCTAATAATTGGTTCTGTGTTACTTTTTCTTAAATGAGCCCAACATTCAGCAAAATCAATTTTCACACCATCTATAGTGGTTAAATTTTCATTACTGTATTTGTCTTCCATTGCTTTTAAAATAGCATCAACATCTAGAGTAGGCGTTAATTCTATCTTTTTCTTACTCATAAAGTAGCTAGTGTAAGTTTTTCTAAGTTCGCTAACACTCATTTTTTTATCAGCTAAAAGACTTAAAAATAAAGCTACTCCAACTAAGGCATCACGACCGTAATGCGACGCAGGATAAATAATTCCGCCATTACCTTCTCCACCAATAACAGCGTTGTTTTTCTTCATTAATTCAACCACATTTACTTCTCCAACAGCTGAAGCTTGGTAAGTTCCACCATGCTTTTCGGTAACATCTCTTAAGGCTCTAGTCGAGCTCATGTTACTAACAGTATTACCAGGTGTTTGACTTAAAACCCAGTCCGCACAAGCTACAAGCGTATATTCTTCACCAAACATATTTCCGTTTTCATCCATAAACGCTAAACGATCTACGTCTGGATCTACAACAATACCAAAGTCTGCGTGATGTTTTTTTACAGCATCACTTAAATCGCCTAAATGTTCTTTTAAAGGTTCTGGGTTATGAGGAAAATGACCTGTTGGATCACAATATAATTTAACGGTTTCTACACCTAAATGTTCTAAAAGTAATGGAATAGCAATGCCGCCAGTACTATTTACACCATCAACAACAACCTTAAAATTGGCGTCTTCTATTGCTTTTTTATTCACTAAATCTAAAGCTAACACTTCCTCAACATGCAAATCAAAGTAAGCGTCGTTTTTAGTAATTTCACCTAAATCATCAACTTCTGCAAATGTCATGTTATCAGATTCGGCAATTTCTAATATTTTTTGTCCTTCTTTACCATTTAAAAATTCACCTTTTGCGTTAAGCAACTTTAGAGCATTCCATTGTTTTGGGTTATGACTTGCAGTTAAAATAATGCCGCCATCTGCATGCTCCATTGGTACCGCAAGTTCTACTGTTGGTGTTGTAGACAGACCTAAATCAACCACGTTTATACCTAAACCTACAAGCGTATTCATTACTAAATTCTGGATCATGTCACCAGATAAACGCGCATCGCGACCAACTACAACTTTATAATCTGTTTTATCACGTTGTTGTTTTAGCCACGTCCCGTAAGCCGATGCAAATTTTACTGCATCAATTGGTGTTAAGTTGTCTCCAACGTTACCGCCAATAGTTCCTCTAATTCCTGATATAGATTTTATAAGTGTCATTATGTTCGTTATCTTTGTTTTGTTGATTTTAAAAGTGTAAAAATACATATATTTATTGAATGAACTACTTAGCGCATATCTACCTTTCCGGAAATAACAAAATGCTAACTATTGGTAACTTTATCGCCGATGGAATACGTGGAAAAAAGTATAAAACCTACCCGATAGAAGTTCAAAAAGGTATATTATTACACCGTCAAATCGATACCTTTACAGATGCGCATCCAACTGTTAGG from Mesoflavibacter profundi includes:
- a CDS encoding aminotransferase class V-fold PLP-dependent enzyme — protein: MYSTNKKTQEASSLESYFSQFREHIIGIDQEFESPYGNQKMVYTDWTASGRLYRPIEEKLINLFGPFVANTHTETTVSGTAMTNAYHKARQIIKGHVNSNKDDVLIVAGNGMTSVVNKFQRILGIKVPENLSKYTNIPNELKPVVFVTHMEHHSNQTSWLETMAKVEVIPAGEDGLFCMKNLEILLEQYKDCPLKIASVTAASNVTGLKTPYHQIAKTMHQHGGVCFVDFACAAPYVDINMHPEDEEAYLDAVFFSPHKFLGGPGTSGVLVFNKKLYKNMIPDCPGGGTVSWTNPWGEHKYIDSIEDREDGGTPGFLQTIKTALAIKLKDQMGVKNILDREHEMSSQIFKRLNQINGLHILAKEHEDRLGIYSFYIEDLHFNLGVKLLNDKFGIQTRGGCSCAGTYGHYLLHVDKEKSHSLTCEITAGNLSQKPGWIRMSIHPTTTCDEVDYVCNSIEALAKNHKEWAEDYEYNKANNEFIHKSFIPNQETRVSSWFEL
- the glmM gene encoding phosphoglucosamine mutase; protein product: MTLIKSISGIRGTIGGNVGDNLTPIDAVKFASAYGTWLKQQRDKTDYKVVVGRDARLSGDMIQNLVMNTLVGLGINVVDLGLSTTPTVELAVPMEHADGGIILTASHNPKQWNALKLLNAKGEFLNGKEGQKILEIAESDNMTFAEVDDLGEITKNDAYFDLHVEEVLALDLVNKKAIEDANFKVVVDGVNSTGGIAIPLLLEHLGVETVKLYCDPTGHFPHNPEPLKEHLGDLSDAVKKHHADFGIVVDPDVDRLAFMDENGNMFGEEYTLVACADWVLSQTPGNTVSNMSSTRALRDVTEKHGGTYQASAVGEVNVVELMKKNNAVIGGEGNGGIIYPASHYGRDALVGVALFLSLLADKKMSVSELRKTYTSYFMSKKKIELTPTLDVDAILKAMEDKYSNENLTTIDGVKIDFAECWAHLRKSNTEPIIRIYTEAKSQKEADTLAEKIISEIKEIANI